In one Streptomyces sp. NBC_01241 genomic region, the following are encoded:
- a CDS encoding ABC transporter ATP-binding protein, whose amino-acid sequence MTRTGPRRNTPQDAKTTPAKDTISNAERELYGGRLRYDQSYVRHEGPLTRLSFRHMAAALPRMVALVLRTGWQTDRRAMAGVVAAQLGQGVTAAWGLVAVNSVLTNLFAEGPTADKLREALPSLTVLAATAVIAALLMAWSTAMSGRLEPQVERAVSARYYAAVTRVELEATERPEVQRVLEAGRFGTDSARSMLMLSVGVGNVLIAMVAAAAVLASLHWMLLPMLLVIALPKGWGAVSSARREYISKLHWIDHRRAIASLLGFLTRPHAQGEIRVHGAGTKLLSSYEEMSRQTEAEQRRLARAQASTDLVAGGFAGIASLACYGVLWWLMADGSLPLAVGGTAVLAIRASTARLTSLVQRVNRLYEELLFLTDTEGAIALATENAIPTIGTPLPARTHQVRVDNVSYTYPGADSPALQNVSLRVRRGEVTALVGANGSGKTTLTKVLSGLLLPRDGNVWWQDADGSDQVELRDANRADIFAMVGLLAQDFPRWEMTAAANVAIGAGDRGRDMDRVKSAALSVGVLKLIEGLRHGWDSIVYKGYERGVQLSGGQWQKLGTARSLYRGAPFLLVDEPTSALDPHAEIAAFEGLWSLAEEGHAVVLVTHRLAATANADRIYVLDQGRVAEEGTHEQLMARPDGIYRSMFTAQAAQYGATAPAVPSQHGHAPAPNPVKGGPQ is encoded by the coding sequence TTGACACGCACCGGCCCACGCCGCAATACCCCCCAGGACGCAAAGACCACGCCGGCGAAGGACACGATCTCGAACGCGGAGCGCGAGCTATACGGGGGACGGCTGCGCTACGACCAGTCCTACGTACGTCACGAGGGCCCGCTGACCAGGCTCTCGTTCCGGCACATGGCGGCCGCGTTGCCGCGCATGGTCGCCCTGGTGCTCCGTACCGGCTGGCAGACGGATCGGCGGGCGATGGCAGGCGTGGTGGCCGCGCAGCTCGGGCAAGGAGTGACCGCGGCGTGGGGACTGGTTGCGGTCAACAGCGTGCTCACGAATCTGTTCGCGGAGGGCCCGACGGCGGACAAGCTGCGCGAAGCCCTGCCGTCCCTGACAGTGCTGGCGGCGACCGCGGTGATCGCGGCGTTGCTGATGGCGTGGTCGACGGCGATGTCCGGACGGCTGGAGCCACAGGTGGAGCGGGCGGTCTCCGCGCGCTACTACGCGGCCGTCACCCGGGTCGAGCTGGAGGCGACCGAGCGTCCCGAGGTGCAACGTGTGCTGGAGGCGGGCCGGTTCGGCACGGACTCGGCCCGCAGCATGCTGATGCTGTCGGTAGGGGTCGGCAACGTCCTCATCGCGATGGTGGCTGCCGCGGCCGTATTGGCGTCGCTGCACTGGATGCTGCTGCCGATGCTGCTGGTGATCGCCCTGCCCAAGGGGTGGGGCGCGGTCAGCTCCGCACGCCGCGAGTACATCTCGAAGCTGCACTGGATCGATCACCGGCGGGCCATCGCCTCGCTCCTGGGCTTTCTGACCCGCCCGCACGCGCAAGGAGAGATTCGCGTGCACGGCGCCGGCACCAAGCTGCTGTCCAGCTACGAGGAGATGTCCCGCCAGACCGAGGCGGAGCAGCGGCGCCTGGCCCGCGCGCAGGCCTCCACAGACCTGGTCGCCGGCGGGTTTGCGGGCATCGCGTCGTTGGCCTGCTACGGAGTTCTGTGGTGGCTGATGGCCGACGGCTCACTGCCGCTCGCTGTCGGCGGCACCGCGGTCCTCGCGATCCGCGCATCGACCGCCCGGTTGACCTCGTTGGTCCAGCGGGTCAACCGGCTCTACGAGGAGCTGCTGTTCCTCACCGACACCGAAGGCGCCATCGCCCTGGCCACCGAGAACGCCATCCCCACCATCGGCACTCCGCTGCCGGCACGCACCCATCAGGTCCGCGTGGACAACGTGTCGTACACCTACCCCGGGGCCGACTCCCCCGCGTTGCAGAACGTCAGCTTGAGGGTGCGCCGCGGCGAGGTGACCGCGTTGGTCGGCGCGAACGGGTCCGGCAAGACAACCCTGACCAAGGTGCTGTCCGGACTGCTACTGCCCCGCGACGGCAACGTGTGGTGGCAGGACGCCGACGGCAGCGACCAGGTCGAGCTCCGCGACGCCAACCGGGCCGACATCTTCGCCATGGTGGGGCTGCTCGCGCAGGACTTCCCTCGCTGGGAGATGACCGCGGCCGCGAACGTGGCGATCGGCGCCGGCGACCGCGGCCGCGACATGGACCGGGTGAAGTCCGCCGCGCTATCAGTCGGCGTCCTCAAGCTGATCGAGGGCTTGCGCCACGGCTGGGACTCCATCGTCTACAAGGGCTACGAGCGCGGTGTCCAACTGTCGGGCGGGCAGTGGCAGAAACTCGGCACGGCGCGAAGCCTGTACCGAGGGGCCCCCTTCCTCCTGGTCGACGAGCCGACCTCGGCGCTCGACCCGCACGCGGAGATCGCCGCGTTCGAAGGCCTGTGGTCACTCGCGGAAGAAGGCCACGCGGTCGTACTCGTGACACACCGCCTCGCAGCCACGGCCAACGCCGACCGCATTTACGTCCTCGACCAGGGCCGAGTAGCCGAAGAAGGCACCCACGAGCAGCTCATGGCCCGGCCTGACGGCATCTACCGGTCGATGTTCACCGCCCAGGCCGCCCAATACGGGGCCACCGCGCCTGCCGTTCCCTCGCAGCACGGGCACGCCCCGGCACCGAACCCGGTGAAGGGCGGCCCGCAGTGA